The Herpetosiphonaceae bacterium genome segment CCGCCGCCGATCAGAAAGATCACGTCACGCCCGTACAGCTCAAGCATCTCAGGAACGCGCTCCAGGCTCATGCCGCCGCCGGGCGTTGGCAGAATCGGCTTGATCGTGCCCATCGGCACCAGCGTTCCCTCGGCGATGCTCTGACAGATCTCGCGGCTAAAGGAGAAGCGCCCGCCATAGTTGGGATAGATCGTCGCGTCCGCGCCCGCCAGACGCGCAAGCTGCCCAAAGAGCACCGAGGGCGCGATGCCCTGATCGGGGCTGGTGACGAAGCTGCCTTGAAACGCGGGATGGCTCATGATCGGTAGCGCCAGCGCATCGTCGTCGGCCAGCAGACGCATCGAGTCCAGCCCGATCAGGCCGGGCGCGACCAGCAGCGCCCGCGCGCCGGCCTCTTTCGCAAAGCGTGCCCGCTCCACGACCTGATCGGCGGCGGCGGTGACGTTCGCCATGTAGATACAGGCGCGGCCCGTCTCGTGATTGGCCTGCTCCACGGCTGCCGCGCACAACTGCACGCGCTCGCGATACGGCGCGAACGGCTGATTTGCCAGCCCGTGGTCATCCTTGATGATGTCGATGCCGCCCAGCGCGAACTGGTAGGCTAGATCCGCGAGCTGACGAGAAGAGCGACCCATCGGCTTGAGCGCCGTACACAGCAGCGGTCGCCGGGGAACGCCGAGCAGCGCCCGGATTCCGGCCCGTCCAAAGCGCGGCCCGTTGAAGATGCCCAGCAGACTGGCTGGAAGATCGAGTCGCTCGACCCGAATGCCGGGCTTGATGCTGATATTGCCGAAGATTACATTCAGTAGTTGCGGCAGCTCACCCCCAGCCGTCTCGACGGCATAGCTGATCGTCGCCTCGAAGCGCTCCGTTTCGAGCGCGCGCAGCATCTCGATCCGCCCGACGATGTTGTCACGAATAGCGCGGTCGGATACAAGATCGTCGGGCAGCTCGACCGTCTGCTCCAGGCAGATGTCGCGCGCTTTACGCTCGGCCTCGGCCTGATCGCCTGTGAGCTGGTAGAGTACCCGGAACCGCTCGCCGGAAAGGTTGATCGCGCTGCTGGCACGCATTACAGGGCCTCGGCTTTCGCGACGCTATGCACCTGCGTAAGACGAATCGCGGCCAGATCGTCCTCGTCGATGTCGAGCGACGTGTTGAGCAGCGCCTCGACCTGACGGACCAGCGCCAGAGCATCCAGGCCATACTCGCGCATCAGGTAGGGGCGGCTGGCTCCGTGGGCGTAGGTGTCTTTGAGTCCAATACGAACGAGCCGCCGCGCCAGACCGGCCTCGGCGATCATCTCGGCCACCGCCGTTCCCAGGCCGCCGGTGACGCTGTGGTTCTCCATGGTGATCACGCCGTAGCGCGGCTGCGCGAGCGCGTGGAGCACGGCCGGATCGTCGAAGGGCTTGAGCGTGGAAATATGGAGATGCTGAATCGACACGCCGCGCGCCTGGAGCACGCTCGTGGCGCGCATGGCCTCTTCGGTGCAGATGCCGCTCGACAGCAGCGTGATGTCGGTTCCGACGCTCAGCACACGGGCCTGGTTCAGCCGCATGGCGTCGCTGGCATCGAACAGGCGCGGAATCTCGCCACGCAGCATGCGCACATAGACCGGCCCGTCGATCGCCTGCGCGACATCCAGCACCGTCTCGACATCGGTGGCATCGCCGCATTCCAGCAGCGTCATGTTGGGCAGCGTGCGCAGCGTGGCAATATCGTCGATCGCCTGGTGCGTAACGCCGCCCGGCGTGGTAATGCCCGGCAAAAATCCAAACATGCGCACGGGCAGATTGGGATAGGCGATCGACATCGAGATTTGATCGAGCGCGCGCCGGTACAGGAACACGGCGAACGTGTGGACGAAGGGAAAAAAGCCTTCGCGGGCCAGACCACCGGCAAAACTCATCATATTTTGCTCGGCCATGCCCATCGAAAAGAAGCGCTCAGGATACGTATCGCGAAAAAGATCGATCTCGGTCGAGCTGGTGAGATCGGCGGAGAGCACCACGACCTCCGGCCTATCACGCGCCCAGTCGACGAGATTCTGAGCGTGGACACGAGTCAGCAGATTCATAACTCTAAGCTCCTGGTACTACGGCATGGTCGCGAGGAGATCGGCAAAGCGCTGGCGCTCTTCCGCGCTGCTGAAGCGCACATAGTGCAGCTTCGGCGCGCGCGCCCGGAGCAGGTCGATGCCCTGCCAGGGATTGGTCTGGGCCAGCACCACAAGCGGTTTGTGGGCGGGCGGCAAGGCGGCAGGCGCGGCGAGCGCCTCGACATCGTGACCATCCACGGCAAAGACCGTCGCTCCGAATGCCCGAATCCGCTCGTCGAGCGGCTCGATGTCGAGCACGTCGGACATGCTGCCGTCGCACTGCTGCCGGTTAACGTCCACATAGATGCCGACGTTATCCAGACGATGAAACGCCAGCACTTGCAGCGCCTCCCAGGTCTGGCCCGACTGGAACTCGCCGTCAGACATCAGCACCCAGACGCGCCCGGTTTCGCCGCGCAGCTTGCGCGCCAGGGCGATACCAGCCGCCTGGCTGAGCGCCTGTCCCAGCGAGCCGGACGTGACTTCCATGCCGGGCGAGTGCTCAGCGCCGATCATCTCGACGGTGCTGCCGTCCTTGTTGAACTGCTCCAGCGCCTCGGCGGCCAGACGATCCACCTCGATCAGCGCGGCGTACAGCGGCAGCGCATAGTGCGCGGGCGAGACGATGAAGCGATCGAAGGCCGCGCCTTTCGGCCCGTGGTAGTCCGCGCCGGTAAACGCCTGCGGGTTGGATGCGCCGGGCACGCCCGGAAACGGCTTTGGGATCAGCGGTGCCTGGCTTGGCCCCAGGCGCATGATGCGCGTGTAGAGCGTCGCCAGAATCTCGGCAGCCGAGCACGCCTGGCTCAGGTAGCCGCCGTTGTTGATGATCACATGCTCAAGCACGCGGCGACGAATTGCCCGCGCGACGTGGAGTGCTGTATCCTGCCAGCGGATCGCTGACGGCGATGGCGTGGGTGATGCCATGAACATCCTCCGAGCTGAAGAGATAGCGCCGTATAGATGGTGCCTGATACTCCAGGCGATGCCAGACAACTATCTCTCATGATAAGCATCCCGTCAATAGTACGCGCCGAGCATGCGGCTTGCAGCAGCGCGCTCTGCAATCTGTGCCGTTGACGGCTCGTAGCATAATCACATGAACCAGGCGGTTCAAGGGGAAACACCATGAATATCAAACAGCCGATCAACATCAACTCAGCGGACTTTCTGCGCAATGAGTATGCGTATTACCGCTGGATGCGCAGCGACGCGCCGGTCAGCAAGGCCAGAATGGGACGACTGATCAATATGTATGTTCTCGCGCGCTACGACGATGCGCTGAGCATGCTCAAGGATAAGCGCTTCGTGCGTAACCGCTCCACCGCAACCGGCAAGGCCCGCCGCACGCCGATTCCCTTGCCCAAGGTCTTTTCGGCCATGGCTAAGAGCATGATCATCGAGGATGAGCCCGAACATCGCCGCCTGCGCAATCTCGTCCACCAGGCGTTCACGCCGCGCACGGTCGCAAATCTGGAAGGCCGCATCGAGTCGCTGGCCCATGAGCTGCTCGACACGGCGGAGCGCCAGGGCACGGTCGATCTGCTGGATGCCTACGCCCAGCCGATCCCGGTGACGGTGATCGCGGAGATGCTCGGCATTCCAGAGGCGGATCGCGCCGCCTTCCGCCAGTGGACCGGAGTCTTTACGCGCAGCCTGAGCGTGCGCAACATGTTTCGCCTGTATCTCGACGTGCGCGCGATCATCGGGTTTATGCGCGACCTGATCGCCAGGCGGCGGGCCGATCCGCGCGACGATCTGCTGACGGCGCTGATCCAGGCCGAAGACGAGGGCCAGCAGTTGAGCGAAGACGAGCTGGTGTCGATGGTTGTGCTGCTGCTGCTGGCGGGCTATGAGACGACGATCAACCTGATCGCCAATGGCACGCGCACGCTGCTGACTCATCCCGATCAGCTTGCGCTCCTGCGCGAGCAGCCAGCGCTGATTGGCTCAGCCGTCGAGGAGATCCTGCGCTTCGACAGCCCCGTCGCCTCGACCAAGCCAAACTACACCGTCGAAGAGGTTACGGTGAGCGGCGTGACCATCCCGAAGGGCGCGATGGTGATGCCACTGATCGCATCGGCCAACCGCGACGAGCGCGTCTTCGACAATCCCGATACGTTCGACATTACGCGCACGCCCAACAAGCATATCGCCTTTGGACATGGGATACACTTCTGCCTCGGCGCGCCGCTGGCGCGGCTGGAGGGAAAGATCGCGCTGCGCACGCTGATCGCGCGCTACCCGGAGCTGCGGCTGGCGGTGGAGCCGTCGGAGATTCGGTATGTCGATCGCCCACTGATGCATCGGCTGCGGAGTCTGCCCGTCACGCTGGCATAGCTCCGTGCCTCGCATGAAACGCAGGATTATTTTTACTATATTGACAATCTTCAATATATAGTCTATACTCTCATCCATCTGGAACGCCGCTCAGTATATGCTGGCCTGACCCCTGTCTATTTTTGTCGCATATATTGATAATCTTCAATATACCGAATGGAGGAATCGTATGGACCGCTCAACTCTTCCGGTGATCGTGATTGGCGCGGGTCCGGTTGGCCTCGCCGCTGCCGCCCATCTCGTACGTCGCGGCGAGACACCGCTCATTCTGGAGGCCGGTCCCGCTGTTGGAGCCAGCGTCCTCAAGTGGGGGCACGTCCAGCTCTTTACGCCCTGGAGCTACGCGACGGATGGGGTGGCGTCTCGGCTTTTGACCGCTGCGGGCTGGAAAGCGCCCAATCCCGATCGCTATCCGACAGGTCGTGAGCTGGTCGAGCACTACCTGCTGCCTCTGGCGGAGCTTCCGCAGATCCGGCCTCACCTGCGCGTGCACACCCGCGTGCGCACCATCACGCGCCAGGGATTTGATAAAATGAAAACGGTGGGGCGCGAGGCCGCTCCCTTTGTCGTCAGCGTCAGCACCGCCGACGGCGCTGAGGAGACGATCCTCGCCAGGGCTGTGATCGACGCCTCAGGCAGCTACCAATCGCCCAATCCCGTGGGTGCCTCTGGCGTCCCGGCGCGCGGCGAACGAGCCGCCGCCGATCGGATCTTCTATGGCATTCCCGATGTGCTCGGCGCGGAGCGCGACCGCTATGCCAACCAGACGGTCCTGGTGGCGGGGAGTGGCGCGTCGGCCTTCAACGCGCTGCTGGATCTCGCAGCACTGGCGGAGAGGGCACCGGCGACGAGGGTAATCTGGGTGCTGCGGCGAGGATTAACCGAGCAGGTCTATGGCGGCGGCGACCTCGATCAGTTGCCCGCTCGCGGCGCGCTTGGGCAGCGCGTGCGCCATCTCGTGGAGCAGGGCACAGTCCAGGTAGCCACCGGCTTCAAGATTACTGCGATCGAGCGCGTAGGAGAGCGGCTGCGGGTGGTGGGCGAGCAGGATCAGCTAGGTCCGGTCGATCAAATCATCGTCACGACCGGCTTTCGCCCTGACCTGTCGATCCTTAGCGAGCTCCGCCTGGCGCTCGACCCGGCGGTCGAAAGTCCGGTGGTGCTGGCTCCCTTGATCGATCCCAACGTTCATAGCTGCGGCACCGTCCGCCCGCACGGTGTTGACGAGCTGAGTCATCCTGAGCCGGATTTCTATATCATCGGGAGCAAGAGCTATGGCCGCGCGCCGACCTTCTTACTGCTGACGGGCTATGAGCAGGCACGCTCGGTTGTTGCAGCGATTGCCGGTGACTGGGAGGCGGCACGGCAGGTACAGCTCGTGCTGCCGGAAACCGGCGTCTGCTCAGGAGATGCCGATAGCGCGGGCTGTGCCGTGACGCTAGGCCCACCCGCGAGCGAGGTTCCACTGCTTACGCTCACGGCAAGCTCAGCCCGCGCTGAGTCGGGAGGATGCTGCTCGTCCAGCGTTCTGGCGACGTGCTGCGAGGCCAATGTCAAGGATACGTGCTGCGGCGCTACCCCGGCGGCGACATGTGGCTGCCAGTAGCTCAAGGAGTGCTTCAGGATGCATAGGATGCTCCATCTCTGGCGCGGTCGCCTCTACTATGGCTGGGTGCTGCTGGGCGCTGTCTCGGTGACAGAGGTGATCTCGTGGGGCATCCTCTACTATGCCTTCACGGTCTTTATCGCGCCGATGCAGGCCGATCTGGGCTGGTCGCGGGAGGCGCTGACGGGAGCGTACTCGCTGGCGCTGCTCTGCTCCGGCCTCGCGGCGGTGCCCGTGGGTCGCTGGCTCGACCGGCACGGGCCGCGCGCGCTGATGACGGCAGGCTCGTGCCTGGGTAGCCTCTTGCTGGTCGCCTGGTCCCAGGTGACGACGCTGTGGAGCTTCTATCTGATCATGGCCGGGATCGGCCTGGTGATGGCGACCAACCTGTATGAGCCGGCCTTTGCCCTGATCGCGACATGGTTTCGGCGGCGGCGAGGCCGCGCGCTCACAATCCTGACCTTCTTCGGCGCGTGGGCCAGCTTCGTGTTCATTCCGCTCAGCGCCCAACTGGTGCTCCGGTACGGCTGGCGAGCCGCGCTGCTGATCTTAGCGATCATCCTGGCCGGAATCACAATCCCGCTGCATGCCCTCGCGCTGCGCCGCTCGCCGGAGGATCTTGGTCTACGCCCCGACGGAGGCGCGGCGGACGAGTCGGTGCCGGTCGTGTCCGAGCCGCCAGACGCGCAGGTGCCGCTTCGGGCGGCGCTCCACGAGGCCGATTTCTGGTGGTTCACGGCGGCGTTTGCGGTCAGCACGTTTGCCACGGTCGCGCTCACGGTGCATCTGATCCCCTACCTGACCGAGCAGGGCGTTTCCGCAGCGAGCGCCGCCAGCGTCGCCGGGCTGTTCGGCCTGATGTCGGTTGCCGGTCGGCTGATCATCGGCCCGCTGGGCGACCGCTACCCGCGCCAGGTTGTCACCGCCGGTCTGATGGGCATGCAGGCGCTAGGCGTGGTGGTGCTGGTGCTCAGTCCTACCACGCCCGGCGCGGTGGTGTCGATCGCGCTCTTCGGCGCGGGGTCGGGGACGCTGACGATCATGCGGGCGGCGCTGCTGGCCGAGCGCTATGGATCGGCGCACTACGGCAGCATCAACGGCGCGATGAGCTTCTGGCTGACCATGGCGCGAACGCTGGCTCCGATCAGCGCCGCGCTGCTGGCGGGACACTTCGGCGGCTATCGCCGCCTGCTCTGGACGATGGTTGTGCTGACCACGCTGGGCGGCATGGCCGTGCTTCAGATCGGCAGGCCATCTGCCGCTGCATCGCGTGCCCTTCCCTCGCGGGCCACACGCGATGACGAGCGCGTCAGGCAGAAGTGATTGTCACCTTGACGGCTACCGACTCGCGGAGAATCATCGGCACACAGGTGGAGCGCTCGACACCGGCATCGCTCAGCGCAGCGCCCGACTCGCTACGTGGCGCTGCTTGGCTTCTGGCCCACGACGATATCCAGCGTCATGTTCTTGATAATCAGATGAGCCAGCTTCAGATAGGTGTGGAAGCGGCGATAGTGCGTGGTCCCGACTAGCTCCACCAGCTCGCTGCGGTGGGTCCGCATATTCGAGATCCAGCGGTCAAGCGTGCGGTGGTAGTGCTCGCGCGGGATCTGCCGCAGCGCCTGCGCCTCAAACCCGGCGTTGTAGAGCAGCGTCAGCTCATCGGCGAGCGTGCGGTAGTTGCCGGTCGTGCCGTAGATGTCGTTCACAAACGCACCGGCGC includes the following:
- a CDS encoding cytochrome P450 → MNIKQPININSADFLRNEYAYYRWMRSDAPVSKARMGRLINMYVLARYDDALSMLKDKRFVRNRSTATGKARRTPIPLPKVFSAMAKSMIIEDEPEHRRLRNLVHQAFTPRTVANLEGRIESLAHELLDTAERQGTVDLLDAYAQPIPVTVIAEMLGIPEADRAAFRQWTGVFTRSLSVRNMFRLYLDVRAIIGFMRDLIARRRADPRDDLLTALIQAEDEGQQLSEDELVSMVVLLLLAGYETTINLIANGTRTLLTHPDQLALLREQPALIGSAVEEILRFDSPVASTKPNYTVEEVTVSGVTIPKGAMVMPLIASANRDERVFDNPDTFDITRTPNKHIAFGHGIHFCLGAPLARLEGKIALRTLIARYPELRLAVEPSEIRYVDRPLMHRLRSLPVTLA
- a CDS encoding MFS transporter, coding for MHRMLHLWRGRLYYGWVLLGAVSVTEVISWGILYYAFTVFIAPMQADLGWSREALTGAYSLALLCSGLAAVPVGRWLDRHGPRALMTAGSCLGSLLLVAWSQVTTLWSFYLIMAGIGLVMATNLYEPAFALIATWFRRRRGRALTILTFFGAWASFVFIPLSAQLVLRYGWRAALLILAIILAGITIPLHALALRRSPEDLGLRPDGGAADESVPVVSEPPDAQVPLRAALHEADFWWFTAAFAVSTFATVALTVHLIPYLTEQGVSAASAASVAGLFGLMSVAGRLIIGPLGDRYPRQVVTAGLMGMQALGVVVLVLSPTTPGAVVSIALFGAGSGTLTIMRAALLAERYGSAHYGSINGAMSFWLTMARTLAPISAALLAGHFGGYRRLLWTMVVLTTLGGMAVLQIGRPSAAASRALPSRATRDDERVRQK
- a CDS encoding NAD(P)-binding domain-containing protein, with protein sequence MDRSTLPVIVIGAGPVGLAAAAHLVRRGETPLILEAGPAVGASVLKWGHVQLFTPWSYATDGVASRLLTAAGWKAPNPDRYPTGRELVEHYLLPLAELPQIRPHLRVHTRVRTITRQGFDKMKTVGREAAPFVVSVSTADGAEETILARAVIDASGSYQSPNPVGASGVPARGERAAADRIFYGIPDVLGAERDRYANQTVLVAGSGASAFNALLDLAALAERAPATRVIWVLRRGLTEQVYGGGDLDQLPARGALGQRVRHLVEQGTVQVATGFKITAIERVGERLRVVGEQDQLGPVDQIIVTTGFRPDLSILSELRLALDPAVESPVVLAPLIDPNVHSCGTVRPHGVDELSHPEPDFYIIGSKSYGRAPTFLLLTGYEQARSVVAAIAGDWEAARQVQLVLPETGVCSGDADSAGCAVTLGPPASEVPLLTLTASSARAESGGCCSSSVLATCCEANVKDTCCGATPAATCGCQ
- a CDS encoding 1-deoxy-D-xylulose-5-phosphate synthase N-terminal domain-containing protein; translated protein: MASPTPSPSAIRWQDTALHVARAIRRRVLEHVIINNGGYLSQACSAAEILATLYTRIMRLGPSQAPLIPKPFPGVPGASNPQAFTGADYHGPKGAAFDRFIVSPAHYALPLYAALIEVDRLAAEALEQFNKDGSTVEMIGAEHSPGMEVTSGSLGQALSQAAGIALARKLRGETGRVWVLMSDGEFQSGQTWEALQVLAFHRLDNVGIYVDVNRQQCDGSMSDVLDIEPLDERIRAFGATVFAVDGHDVEALAAPAALPPAHKPLVVLAQTNPWQGIDLLRARAPKLHYVRFSSAEERQRFADLLATMP
- a CDS encoding transketolase C-terminal domain-containing protein encodes the protein MNLLTRVHAQNLVDWARDRPEVVVLSADLTSSTEIDLFRDTYPERFFSMGMAEQNMMSFAGGLAREGFFPFVHTFAVFLYRRALDQISMSIAYPNLPVRMFGFLPGITTPGGVTHQAIDDIATLRTLPNMTLLECGDATDVETVLDVAQAIDGPVYVRMLRGEIPRLFDASDAMRLNQARVLSVGTDITLLSSGICTEEAMRATSVLQARGVSIQHLHISTLKPFDDPAVLHALAQPRYGVITMENHSVTGGLGTAVAEMIAEAGLARRLVRIGLKDTYAHGASRPYLMREYGLDALALVRQVEALLNTSLDIDEDDLAAIRLTQVHSVAKAEAL
- a CDS encoding RuBisCO large subunit C-terminal-like domain-containing protein, with the protein product MRASSAINLSGERFRVLYQLTGDQAEAERKARDICLEQTVELPDDLVSDRAIRDNIVGRIEMLRALETERFEATISYAVETAGGELPQLLNVIFGNISIKPGIRVERLDLPASLLGIFNGPRFGRAGIRALLGVPRRPLLCTALKPMGRSSRQLADLAYQFALGGIDIIKDDHGLANQPFAPYRERVQLCAAAVEQANHETGRACIYMANVTAAADQVVERARFAKEAGARALLVAPGLIGLDSMRLLADDDALALPIMSHPAFQGSFVTSPDQGIAPSVLFGQLARLAGADATIYPNYGGRFSFSREICQSIAEGTLVPMGTIKPILPTPGGGMSLERVPEMLELYGRDVIFLIGGGLLKHSPDIVENCRYFLKMVEQ